From Aegilops tauschii subsp. strangulata cultivar AL8/78 chromosome 5, Aet v6.0, whole genome shotgun sequence:
tatgaattaccaaaaccacccggggattagttgcactttcaatctccccctttttggtaattgatgacaacatatagatcaaagcttcaacAAATGATAATACAAATGAAatacatcatcgctttgagaagtatgtgataagcaagagctcccctaaatttgtgcattatttaaaatttgcttttgaatgcaaatgcacaatcgattaggatcatgggttactcttcgatgtcacatacatcttggtggagcgctcaaaattaTAGAATATAAAGaatatgcactcatcaccaaggcaaacATGATTGACCATACACAAGTATTAAGATATCATCATTCAAGCACTCATTAAAGCataatatgatcaaacacatgatcataagAGTATCTCACACACAAGCACAAATATTGTAGCAAGCAAACGATCAAACGACAAGTAGCAAGAGATGCAAACAAAAGggcaaaacacacacacacacacacacacacactctctctctctctcagcctaagatctatacactttctccccctttggcaacaagttacgaaaaagcttgaaaatgcatagtgctatgtgGCACTCTAGGCACGATCCCCGGGAGCTCCTGAAGTGGTCTTCTGGCTCcgagatgctagggtttcacagagaaagTGAACTCGGTCACACTGATTTGTACACTTCGGTCAGACCGAGTAGTACATGTGCGATGGCCTGGGCCAAATCAGTGAGACCAAATACTTCAAATCGTCAGTctgagatgagttcggcggaaacctaaccctaagttTTTGCATCAAAACTAATCTAGTGGAAGTTTTGAGTGGATAGAATGAtctcaatcgtggcaagaatcatgtcattaatctttgtGCAAGAATCGTAAAGATTGCACAAGGAGATCGAGTCCGTACCCTAACTCGGCGACGAACTCGCTATGACGACAACGACAGCGAAGATTCTCGTTGATGGCAGCGGAGACTAGTGGCAGGAGGGTGCTGGCGACGATGGAGACGATCTGGAGACCAGAAGGGGCGGCAGAGCTGGGTAGGCGCAGTTGAGTGTTTGAAGTAATTTCCAAAATTCAACCCGCAGATATATATACCCAGtcactgtcggtgtgaccgagtagaacgactcggtggcaccgagatgcagaatcgcaagcggttgatgcaactcggtgtgaccgaacaattctaatcggttgcaccaaggtgaaaacctagatcaactcaatgatttcggtgagaccgaagagaatgaatcggtcagaccgagaacCATTAAGATGTTTTGGAAGTTTAAGCCATTGACGGatcggtggctccgagtgctcctcacccggaGGGTCAGAATtcgacttgatcaaactttgtgatgtagcatgaatagagtttgagacgagaaaagcatagatagctagagggggTATGTAGGCATTCTtttccatccatttggcaaaaagaaaagccaaacaatcaaagcaacaaatggatgtcctcgaatgggaaaaatatgcaaccaacatgctcacacaataagatagcaaatgaaatatgtgtccaagcatgcacaaacactctagcatctatcaagcaattggcgatgactaggtcatctatatatgagtatattgactgaggagtcaaatgagaacatttgatcgtaggtcatactcatcgtttaagcacaagtggggttaccacttttacataaagcattgttgtgttcacacctttagagttgctttagctcaattcttagagcaaagctccccctagatgtgatatcccacctaagagggatgaactaaccttgggttttgtcgatgatgacttcatgtaggtgttgaagatgtagatgctcaatgttgatgtagatcatttggagcaatccattggagtgagttgcactttcaatacctacatgggttagtcccacaaggaacatacaaggatatccatagacatagagtgaaataCACATATGATGTTGTCCATGaatgcattaggttaccttgtcccttgtcttaccaacaagagggtttgtgactccttgaactagtgcaagatgtgaaagttgattgcacttgtccttgccaaaattaATATGAGTGAAGTGTGTTGGCaaagtcaccctcaagaactctctagttcttcttctttgggacccacatcaacttgatggggatccttggagttgtagtcgtacttgatgaagtagaacttgatgtagtcttgggaacccacttgacaaggcctttggagcttcttcaaatgcatcaatctcttcttgaagcttgtccttgccttttagcttgtggtcttgtggtggaagatcatcctGAGCCTGTGTTCCCTTGAAGGAAGTGGGATCATACTtatcttgttgaggaacaaatttcgtcttggggtattgatcttcttcccactcaactccattggcattgaacttgcgttcaaaaccaacaccttgattcttccggtgccttccttgcttgcgtacagtttcctcaaattgcttacttccggcaaggctcttgtacacacctttctctataattcccttcaataagctattttcttgctcaagtgtaacttggctaagagaatcattagtggaatcgaGAGAACTActaagcaacaatattggatttaacatgattattgttactactagaagaagaatctttcttgctcttgttaCTATATTTTaattgtggcatgtaagtagacaagagtaaatgcttggcaatgtaagaagaacttttcttacaaagatcatcattgattgcttttaagaacccatgttcttgctctagattgagcttttcaaagcatagcttctcatgagtctttaaaagctcttGATGATCctctaaggtagtttcatgagctaacttaagagggtttagttctttagttagacgctcaatctccttcttatcattgtcattcatttCATCTTGATTAACATGATTAATAGAAATTttatcatagttttcatcactagagttgtcaacaagtaaatcaccatcacctagcaaatcatcttcatcactattgaaatcaacatactcggggtgtgataccttggggccttcagccatgaagcatcttccaatcccttcatttggtgaatcaaatatgtcataggagttggatgacacaagtgAAAGACCGGCAACACCTTAATCTTGAGTATATTTAGAGTCGGAGTGATAGCTTCTCTCGGAGTAGCTgtcggagtcggaaccggatacccattcaccaatatgagcttgatgtcttcgtcttgtgtagatctttgatgacttgtccttcctttccaaatccttgcttctacaagagggtcttcgttcataacgatcatctctactccttctatctcttggtggtgattcctCTCTTTTACTTCTgcttttaggtgagtcttctcttcttttgtagggagccgtacactcactagagtagtgtccgggtcttccacaattgtagcaattgtgaTCACGACTGGAAGATCTTTTATCATTGTAGGACCtttgacttggaacttctctctttgcttctactcttgtagaacttgttgaagttcttcaccattaggctcaattcttcattgaagacttgtttctcacttgatgttgtaggggcatcacatgaagctttgtaagcaccactagacttgttgtgaagcttttctttatccttgagtgacatatcatgagcaacaattctatcaatgacttccgttggcttgagatctttgtaattgggcatcatttggatcaaggtgcacacattatcatattttccatccaaggctcttaggatcttcttgatgatgaatctgtcggtcatctcttcacttcctaagccgacaATCTCATTTGTGGTGAGAGCAAACCTAGAATAGATTTCAgcgactccttcaccatccttcattttgaacttggtCAAGTTGACTTttaagcacatccaatttggattccttgacggactcggtaccttcctgcatatcaaccaaagtatcccaaatttcctttgcattctcaaggcggctgattttgttgaattcttcggggcacaatccgttgaagaggatatcgcaagcttgagcattgtattgcaacatcttcaattcttccgcggTTGCTTCACAATTCGGTTCTCTTCCATcttcgaagaattcaccttgcaaaccaatacacacaatagcccaaacggcgaggttatgtccaagaatatgcattttcatcttatgcttccaactagcaaaactAGTACCaccaaagtaaggacctctacggtggtaatttctctcgctagatgccatactctcctaggttgtgaaaccaagactatgatcaccaaagctatggaaatcaaggcaaatggagaccaatgctctgataccacttgtaggatcgaaagtagatctagaggggggtgattaaactacttgaccaaataaaaatctagcattttcccaattttaagtcttggaaGATATTAGCAACTTAGCATAAGTCAAgaaatcaacctacacatgcaattctaagagtgtagcagcggaaagtaaaacattgcatatgaaggtaaagggaacggtttggagaaggcaaacgcaatgtagacacggagatttttggcgtgattccggtaggtggtgctatcgtacgtccatgctgatggagacttcaacccacgaagggtaacgattGCACGagcccatggagggctccacccacgaagggtccatgaagaagcaaccttgtctatcccaccatggccatcgcccacgaaggacttgcctcacttgggtagatcttcacgaagtaggagATCTCTTTGCCCTTGCAAACTCCTTccttcaactccacaatcttgtcggaggctcccaaatgacacctaaccaatctaggagacaccactctccaaaaggtaatagatggtgtgatgatgatgaactccttgctgttgtgcttcaaatgatagtctccccaacactcaactctctctcacagatttggctatggtggaaagatgatttgagtgaaaagcaacttggggaagggtagagatcaagattcttgtggttggattggaatgtcttggtctcagcacatgagtaggtggttctctcttagaaaatgagtagtggaagtgtaggtacgttctgatggctctctctttaATAGAGAAGGGGttgaggggtatatatagcctccacacaacaTCTAACCGTTaaacacatttgacccaactcggtcagaccgaataggtgaactcggtgagaccgattcagttcaaaatgtgaacgtaaGGATTCTCAGTGGGACCGGCATGAttaactcggtgggaccgatgcgctagggttagggcaaaacctcatctcggtgtgaccgattgcatgaacttggtgagaccgatttcagcaatGAGTTAACAGAGAATTGGttaggcaaactcgatgggaccgatcgctcatttcagTAGGACCGAAATGTTGCGAAGGGAAACatagagtttgcattgcgaactcggtgggaccgattgctcattttggtgggaccgaaacgttacgaagggaaacatagagtttgcaatcccatcttggtgagaccgaaatctctattggtgagaccgaactgattaggatttctggctatggctatgtcaaaggaactcggtggcgccggaatcggcggggccaagtttgactttagatttaggacatatttggaattgagaaatggttgagggctttggagcatatcactaagcattttgagcaaatagatcattaagcaacacctcatccccttttaatagtattggctttttctatggactcaatgtgatcttggatcactaaaatagaaatgaagagtcttgagcttttgccaatgtttgtccttagcattttgaggggtccacatctctagtccatgccatgccaatcactgaactttctgaaatattcaacctgaatggatattagttcaatgagctatatgttgttatgaattaccaaaaccacccggggattagttgcacatTCACTAGCGCtaccaaacgttaagtgtgcgaccttacgggttcgagaatcacgtagacatgaccgagactcctctccagtcaataaccaatagcgggacctagatgcccatattgattcctacatattcaACGAAGTTCTTTATCAGTAGAACgatgatgtcaaggattcagtcaatcacgtatgcaattccctttgtctggaGAAATGTTACTCGCCTGAGAATCGATCGTCGCCTCgccggtatctccatacctagttcaatctcgttaccggcaagtatctttacatgacccgtaatacaagatcccgcGACTAAACTCATGAGTCAcatgcttgcaagcttcttgtgatgttgtattaccgagagggtccagagataTCTCTTCGTCACACGGAGCGACAAATCgcagtctcgatccatgcaacccaacagacaccttcagagatacatgtagagcacctttatgatcatccagttacgaagtgacgtttgatggcacacaaggcattcctccaaTATCCGAGAGTGGCATGATCTCATAGCCTAAGGAATTGATACTTGGGGCATGTTCGGCAACGCTCCAACTCTCAATTTCCATTAACTCCGCAGTGGAGCTGAGCCGAACAAGAAAACTCAGTGGAGTTCAAATCGAGAAGCTGACTATTCTCCTAGTGCAAATTTGTAGGAGTTGGGGAAGCTGCCTTTTCCTGGCTCCATGTAAACGAAGGAGCTGGAGTTGATCGTTATTACAAGGTGCTGCCACCGCCAAGTGACCTCTGCGTACCGGTTCAATTGATTTCTCCCCCGAACAGCCCGTGTCTCCCTTTTGGTAGCCTCTCCATCATGGTAGCTGTACATTTTTTAAGGAGAAAAAGGGTACCGCTGTAGCCTACCGAGCTGGGCTTTGCTCCCTTTCCTCTCAAACGGGCTTCAGCCCATCTAAATGGGTTGTCAGCCCATGTCAGCGACGAGAAGCAGGAGCTGCGCAGCCGAATGTATTTCCATCGCTGTGAGAAGCTGGAAATCGAATCTAGGAGTAGAAGTTGAGGAGTTTGGGAAGCTAGGCTGTTGCCGAACAGGcccttgacatgaagaaagctatatcAAATAACTAAACGATCTTATGCTGAGCTTACGGTTGGGtctatccatcacatcatttttctaataatgtgatcccgttatcaaatgacaattcatgtctatgtttaggaaaccataaccatcttttgatcaacgaactagtctagtagaggcttactagggaacatagtgtagtttatgtattcacacatgtattttagttttcggtcaatacaattctagcatgaataataaacatttatcatgaatgggaaatatgataataactattttattattgcctctagggcatatttccagcaCCAACCTTCTTGACGACACGTGTAAAAGACATAACTATTAACGAAGTAAGGCCTTTCCACTCAGGCAAATGTGGTCGTATAGAAAAGGCCCGGTTCGGTGGCACTATGAATTGAACAATCATGAGGGTTTAATCAAATGAGCTTGTTTCAAACACAATTAACCATACACATTTTAGTTGACCTAGATCAATTCATTTACGCTAAAGTCAttccccaatcatgatcattataGCTCTAAAGTCATATCTCCGAAGATGATCATTTTACCATTGAAATGATTCCAACATGACCGCTACTACTCTGAAGTCATTCCCCAAAGTGATCTCATGTAAGCTCGTTTTGATACTCTTACTTTTATTACGATACACTTTGTTGAAAGAAAATACCGGTTCTTTCACGTTCATGTCCGTCTAGCCGACCCGAACGAACAAAAAGCGGACATTTTCGTCGGTCGAATGGAGTTGGCCTAAGAGTATGAACAATAGTCGGCAAGCACATGACCCAAACATTACTACGATGACGAACACCACTTGCACGAGTGATAGTGCCTGAAACATAAGCAACACAGGGATGAGTCTACGACTAGCCTTGAACGAACGCCATTTGCATGAGCGTAGGCACGACGTCAACGAGCCATAAGACCACAAGCCTAATTTTGTCGTACCAACCACCACTCAGGCCATATGAGGAGGGCCATGGGGCGGGAAAGCATGAACCATGGGGAGTAGGAAGCACACGCAGGAAACGAAGACGACAACGATCACGACAAATGACCAGGGGCAAAACCGCCACATACGACCACACCACCACAAGGCAAAAGCATCTAGTCTCTCAAAGGCCAACAAGCCGGCAACAACAATTGACCAAGGCCAATAGATGGACATAGACAAACAACGGGAGGAAAGAACACTAGATCTGAGGGAACCACTGTTAGGAAAGAGATATGATGGCACGACTAGAGAAGGACGGGAGCACACTCTGAAACGACAAAAAACATGACCATGCATCCCATCTCTGTCGGCGACACCAAAATCCACTACACCATCACACGACTAGATCTGAACCACCACGATCCAAAACGAAGCACGATGGGAATGCCTCATCACCACCATCCCCAGTAGCCACGAGGGCTTTGCCTTTGTCAACAACAACCTCGAGCAACACCAATATTGAAGAAACAGTGGAGAAGGTCGACAACATCTAGGGCTATAAGGGCAACTCTAAGGTTGGAAAGGGTGCCTCCCTTGGTGTCGCATAGTGAACCAATGGTTGCCGTCGCCGCATCTCCTAGCTTATAGCGCCCACTTCCGCTTCATTGATAATTCTAAAAATTTGTCAATAATCCGTTATGGTTCTTGGCAAATTTATTGCGCATTTTGTGTTCAGCTGCTCGGGGTTCAACATATGATTACCATCTAGCAAGCACATTTCCATTGTATCCAAATGGCTGGCAGATTACAATAATAATGTCTCCAattacttgtcttagatttgATTAGATACGGATGAATTCTGTATACAATCGTTTCTTCAGGGCTGTTTGACACCACGGATTATCCAAACCGGGCCCTCATATTTTTCAAGACACCCGTCAGTACAGATCGCCGTGACCTCATCTCTATCGTTGGTGAAGAAACGACTACCAGTTCTGTGAGTCCTCGGACAGCGACGAGGGCCGAAGAACTCCTCTGGCTCCAAATCGGAGAACTGGGTGAGCCCCTTGGTGTAGCTCCTTCCCGACTTGTTGAACTCGTGGACATGCCACGCCGTATCCTTGAAACGACCAAATCGCCGAGTCATCTCGTCGTGGTCGCGCGCCATTCCGTGGAAGCGGCACCACCGCTCGTACAGAGCCCACAGGGTTTCATCCGAGACGAGGTCCTTCTCGTCGAAGTAGGGAACGGTGTCCGGGTCTTGCGTCATCACAGAAACGAAAACCGTAACGTGTGCTGCCAACCAAGATGTGTAAATAATACAGAGATGAAAGAATGATTGATTACCAGGGCGGAGCTCGTCGTCGAGGTCATCTTGTGCGGCGCCCACAGGCAGATGGGAGTCCTCGCCGGAGGGGAGCGTAGCGATGCTGCGCCGGAGGAAGGAATCCAAGGGGCTGgtgaaggcggcggcggcggcagtgttTGGGGATCTAAGTAACGGTCCCGACCGGGCGGTTATGGTGGTATCTCCAGTGAGATAGCGGCCGGGTAGGCGAAGAGCGAAGCGGCCGGAATTTGTGTTTGTCCAAGCGCCCCGTGAGAGCTTTAATGCGACGGACGCCATAGCAAGCTAGGACGAGGTGCGGGATAGATCTAGGGTTGCTATGTGGTATGACGGTTTTTGTGGAGGCCGCTTGTATATATGTAGCGCTCCGCCGAGTCGTAAATGTTGAGTAACGTGATTGTATTAGGAAATATAGGTTAGACTAGGAAATATTCTGGCTTGTCTTGTATAaatcatgtactcctatatatatgcccacgaggctcaatcAATACAACAAACTATTCCACCaaaacccctctctcttctaacatgatatctatcgcaagtcgatcctaaaccctagccgccgccgcttccgcaccCACGGGCCGCCCCTGGGGCGATCGGCCTCCATGACCGCTGCCGGGGGCCGCGcccccgtacctagggttcgtccgccggccGTGTTGGCCGGCTACCGTAGAGAGTCTTTTTTCCCGATCCTTTGATCCAGGTTTTCTCTCTCTCACCGGTCACTTTGATCGGCGTCTACTTTTTGGTTTACCGGTCTATGTGATCCGTTTGCGTCGtccaccgccgccgtcgaccccgtGCGCCTCTACTCCAACACCGGCGTGATCGGCCGGCTTCTTcaccgacccggcggcctcgcgcgtCCGCGCGTCTGCCCGTCGGTCGCCtcgacccggcggcctcgcgcgtCGGCCCGCCGATcgccccgacccggcggcctcgtGTCATGCGGCGGCCCttcgccgccgccgttcgcacgCCGGCCCGCCCGTCGATCTACGCCGGCCGTCACCGCCCTGCTCCAACTGGGACTCCTGCATTACCCCAACCCGGCGGCCTCGCGTCATGCAGCGGCCAATCATAGCCGCCCTATTGACCGCCGCCGCCGGCttcatctcggactccgccgccaccgcgcctccaccgagcggcgtccccgacctcgcgcgcgatcggattgatcacccgcccgccgccgcggTCCGCCTCATCCTACGCCGGGCGACCGACCTGGCCCGTCGGTTGCGCGCGCCTCCGCAGGCCCCGTGAAGACCGTCCCGAGTTCAGCGCGCCCCTCTACCGATCGAGCATCGGGCTGCtgctgcgtcgccccgtcgggccgcagcgccgcTGCCCCGTGGTTCTTCTCCCGGGTGCACCGACCCGCGtcaccgctgcgtcgccccttcgggccgtagtgccgcggcccgcggtcccccGCTGCCCCGAGGGCGTCCGCTCTAGGCCGTCCCGTGGCTGCACCGACCCTCGCGCcaccgctgcgtcgccccgtcgggccaTAGCGAGCGTGGCACGCGGTCCATGCCGCCGTCCCAAGGCCGTCCCGGTAGTTGCACCGACTCGCGAACCGCCGTTGCGTCGCCCCTACGGGCCGCAGCGTCGCGGCCCGCGGTCCCAGCCACCGCCCCGAGGTCTTCCCATCGTCGACCCGACCCGCCTGCCGctgctgcgtcgccccttcgggtcgtagcgccgcggcccgcggtccactcCACCGTCACCGCGCGTCGACCCCTCGTGGTATGCGCCGCGCCGTCTCTCTTAGCGCGGGAACAccaccgtccgcgccggtcttcgtcacgctgtcagggttcttcgcctacttcgagcgccgccgccgcactcctaacctagccgccgcggCCGCCACCGCCGCTACCTTCGtagcccccgccgccgcccgtccacccctttcgtcttcgtccagcacCAGCTCGTCGCCAGCGTCGCCATCATCTACCTCGACCGCTTCATCTACTCCGACAACTGCGGGCGACATTGGCCCCGCGAAGATGGACACCGCAATCGTCGTCGAGTTCTTCTCTGCTGGCCCCTCCGACTTCtccgacatggcgtacagctcgtgcaggtccctcgtctacgcatgcccggtgctggcaacaccgatgcg
This genomic window contains:
- the LOC109765166 gene encoding uncharacterized protein, which encodes MASVALKLSRGAWTNTNSGRFALRLPGRYLTGDTTITARSGPLLRSPNTAAAAAFTSPLDSFLRRSIATLPSGEDSHLPVGAAQDDLDDELRPDPDTVPYFDEKDLVSDETLWALYERWCRFHGMARDHDEMTRRFGRFKDTAWHVHEFNKSGRSYTKGLTQFSDLEPEEFFGPRRCPRTHRTGSRFFTNDRDEVTAICTDGCLEKYEGPVWIIRGVKQP